The segment TAGATCGCGTTGTTAAGGCATGGTTAGACGGCGAATCAGAATTGCAGATAGGTTACCTCGGGATGCGAGAATGCATCTATGAACTCATCGATCGTAACACATTGCGAGAACGGCTTCTCTAGGCAAACATGGCAGCGAGCCTCTCAGTTGAGTAAAGCCAATCAAAGGGGAGCGCGGCTCAGAGCCGTCAACGACGTTCGTCCATCAAGGAAGTCCGCCCTTTTCAAGCCAATGCCAAAAAGCGACGCCAGTCCTGCCGAGAATAGGCAAGCAACAGTGAAAAAAGGCATTGAAAACACCGTCGAACACGGTAGTTACCAATGCCTGATGACCCCTACGGGACTCGAACCCGTGTTGCCGGCGTGAAAGGCCGGAGTCCTAGACCGCTAGACGAAGGGGCCGTTTTCAACAGATGGCGACTTTAACGGCTTCGGCAGACGTTCGTCAAGGCTAAACGACAGACTGAACGAACTGAGTTTTGCTCAGATTGCCGAATCGTCTGCACAGATTAGCAGCACGAGAGCATCGTAGAGCATGAGAGATGAAAGAGAAGAGTGGCACCGATGGATATCAGGCGATCATTCGGCTGCGTCGGCTTCGTTTGACGTTTCTTCCATCTCGCTGCGTTTGATGGCATCGTAAACTTCTCGTCGATGCACAGGCACTTCTTTCGGAGCTTCGACTCCAAGTCGAACCTTGTCACCGCGGATTTCCACTACCACGACGGTGATGTCATTGTTGATGACGATGCTCTCATTTTTTTTTCGGGACAAAACCAACATTTTCCATTCCTTCGCTGTAAGTACTGTGCCTTCCCGTGACTGGCGACGTCAAACCATGATTTTTTGGGTAGTCTCTAACGAGAC is part of the Pirellulaceae bacterium genome and harbors:
- the csrA gene encoding carbon storage regulator CsrA is translated as MLVLSRKKNESIVINNDITVVVVEIRGDKVRLGVEAPKEVPVHRREVYDAIKRSEMEETSNEADAAE